One window of the Trifolium pratense cultivar HEN17-A07 linkage group LG2, ARS_RC_1.1, whole genome shotgun sequence genome contains the following:
- the LOC123904128 gene encoding tryptophan aminotransferase-related protein 3-like — MANIHNKNYKLCFICSIAINYLLLVNLFMNENFEKNWTQNAVEEAEAVSSISCSGHGRAFLDGLIVHGKAICECNTCYGGTNCSKLLPHCMVDADSGDPIFLEPYWMKNAARSAVLISGWHRMSYEFSDGSLISKVLKEHIRNVHAHVGNAKTDGKYIIFGVGATHLLNAAVHSLSSYGSSTPTKVVASKPYYPVYKEQIEFFKSDNCKFIGDTTMWKNNDGSNVTYIELVTSPNNPDGQLKKAILQDQGQNVKTIHDLAYYWPHYTPILQPADEDLMIFTLSKFTGHGGSRFGWAIIKDEDVYKRMLTYIDMSTYGVSRETQLRVLKLLKVVLSGNENKNAIYEFGYNTMKNRWIRLTNVLSQSTYFSIQDLNPQYCSFSHQLRKPSPAFAWLKCDNVLGNIDCYDVLKTFNITGRAGSLFGGTDLNRYVRLSLVRSEDDFDLLLTKIKKLVDVESKDL; from the exons ATGGCTAACATacataataaaaactataagctatgtTTTATTTGTTCAATTGCAATTAATTATCTTTTGTTAGTTAACCTTttcatgaatgaaaattttgagaaaaattgGACACAAAATGCTGTTGAAGAAGCTGAAGCTGTATCATCTATTTCATGTTCCGGACATGGAAGAGCTTTTTTGGATGGTTTAATTGTTCATGGAAAAGCTATTTGTGAATGCAACACATGCTATGGAGGAACTAATTGCTCCAAGCTCTTACCTCATTGTATGGTTGATGCAGATAG TGGAGATCCAATATTTTTGGAACCCTATTGGATGAAGAATGCAGCAAGGAGTGCAGTATTAATTTCAGGGTGGCATCGTATGAGTTACGAATTTAGTGATGGCTCTCTAATCTCAAAAGTATTAAAAGAACACATTAGAAATGTCCATGCTCATGTTGGAAATGCCAAAACAGATGGAAAGTATATAATATTTGGAGTAGGTGCTACACATCTTCTTAATGCTGCAGTTCATTCCCTTTCTTCATATGGTTCTTCTACACCAACAAAAGTTGTAGCTTCAAAGCCATATTACCCG GTCTATAAAGAGCAAATTGAGTTTTTTAAATCTGATAACTGTAAATTTATTGGGGACACAACAATGTGGAAAAATAATGATGGTTCAAATGTGACATACATTGAATTGGTGACATCCCCAAATAATCCAGATGGGCAATTGAAGAAGGCTATACTTCAAGATCAAGGGCAAAATGTGAAGACAATTCATGACCTTGCTTACTATTGGCCACATTACACACCTATTTTACAACCTGCAGATGAAGATTTAATGATTTTTACACTTTCTAAGTTTACCGGTCATGGTGGAAGCCGATTTGG GTGGGCAATAATAAAGGACGAAGATGTTTACAAAAGAATGTTGACATACATAGACATGAGTACCTACGGCGTCTCTAGAGAAACTCAATTAAGAGTTCTAAAGCTTCTAAAAGTAGTCCTTAGTggtaatgaaaataaaaatgcaatatATGAATTTGGTTACAACACTATGAAGAATCGATGGATAAGATTGACCAATGTTTTGTCTCAatcaacatatttttcaattcAAGACTTAAATCCTCAATATTGCTCATTTTCACATCAGCTCCGGAAACCTTCTCCAG CTTTTGCTTGGTTGAAGTGTGATAATGTTTTAGGAAACATTGATTGTTATGATGTTCTCAAAACATTTAATATTACCGGTCGGGCAGGTAGTTTATTTGGTGGTACTGATCTTAACCGTTATGTTCGTCTTAGCTTGGTTAGAAGTGaagatgactttgatttattgttAACAAAAATCAAGAAACTAGTTGATGTAGAAAGTAAAG ATTTGTGA